The DNA sequence GGGCCTCATCACCGACGTTCAGGCCCCCGACCTCGAGACGCGCATCGCCATCCTGCGCAAGAAGGCCCAGTCCGAACGTCTGCACATCCCGGACGAAGTGCTCGAGTACATCGCGACCGTCGTGTCCAAGAACATCCGCGAGCTCGAGGGAGCGCTCATCCGGGTGTCGGCGTTCGCCAGTCTGAACAGATCGACTCTCGACATCTCGCTCGCTCAGACCGTGCTGCGGGACATCGTCGACCAGGACGACGCGAACGTGATCTCGCCGACGGACATCATCACGGCGACGGCGGCGTACTTCAAGCTCACCGTCGACGACCTGTACGGCTCGAGCCGATCGCAAGCCGTCGCGACCGCCCGGCAGATCGCGATGTACCTCTGCCGTGAGCGCACGAGCCTGTCCCTGCCCAAGATCGGCCAGCTGTTCGGCAATCGAGATCACACGACCGTGATGTACGCGTACAAGAAGATCAGCGACCTCATGAAGGAGCGTCGCTCCATCTACAACCAGGTCTCGGAGATCACCGCACAGCTCGGCCGCAACTCGCGCTGACCCCCTCACGACGCCGATCCGACGGCGTTCGTTCCCTCACCGCTCTCCCATGCCCGCTCAGGGATGTCGGTCGACCCTCCCGACGGGTTCTACACAGTGTGGAAAACCTGTGGATAACTCCGCAGAGCTGCGGAAACGTTGTGAGCGGACGACGCCGAGGCTGTGGATGGCGGATGCCGACCTGGTCGTCGCCTCCGCCCCGTGCACGAATCCATCCTCAGCGGTTCCACAACTCACACGCGTGTAGTTCCCGTGTCTCGCCAGGTGTCCACCGACTTATCCACAGTTCCCACAGGCGTTAAGAAGATGACAGAGAAATTGTTAAGGGGAAAGGGTTCGATCACCTTGACGATGTCGGCGGACGGTCTGCGACCGCCTTGAAGGCGCCGGCGCGCAGGGCACTAGCATGGGAGAGCCCAAGCCGATGTCAAGGGAGCGCCAGTGAGGTTCCACGTCAATCGCGATGTGTTCAGCGAAGCCGTGTCGTTCGTCGTCAAGCTCCTGCCGCAGCGCAACCCGCAGCCGATCCTGGCGGGCGTGCTGATCGAAGCATCCGATGCGGGACTGTCTCTCGCCGCGTTCGACTACGAGGCATCCGCCCGCACCACGATCGAGGCGACGGTCGACGAGCCCGGCACGATCCTGGTCCACGGCCGGCTCCTCTCCGAGATCGCGAGCCGCCTGCCGAACGCGCCGATCCAGATCGAGGTCGACGACGACGGCGGGATCCTGCTGACCTGCGGCTCGGCCCGGTTCACGCTGGCTTCGATGCCCGTGCAGGAATACCCCGCGATCCCCGAGGTCTCCGGCGACACGGGTCTCGTTCCTTCCGAGGACTTCGCGACCGCGATCGCACAGGTCGCCTTCGCGGCGTCCCGCGATGATGTGACTCCGGTCCTCACCGGCGTTCAGCTCGAAGTGTCGGGAACCCAGCTGAGCCTGGTCGCGACCGACCGCTACCGCGTGGCTCTGCGCGAGATCCCCTGGGACGGCGGCACCAGCGCATCGGACGAACCGACGACCGCGCTCGTCCCGGCCCGCACCCTCACCGAAGTCGGCAAGACCTTCGCGCACGGCGGCGACATCTCGATCGCGTTCTCCGGATCGGGTGATCGCGAGATCATCGCCTTCACCGCGGGCAACAAGACCGTCACTTCGCTGCTGATCAAGGGCAACTTCCCGCCGGTTCGGCGCCTGTTCCCCGAGCAGACCGAGCACCACGCGGTCCTGAACACCGCCGAGCTCGCCGAGGCGGTCCGTCGCGTCGCCCTCGTGCTCGACCGGTCGGCGCCGCTCCGCTTCACGTTCACCACCGACAGCGTCTCGATGGACGCGTCCGGCACCGAGCAGGCTCGGGCGACCGAATCGGTCGACGCGCACCTCACGGGCGAGGACGTCACGTTGGGGCTCAACCCCCAGTACCTCCTCGAGTCGCTCAGCGCCGTGCGCAGCGAGTTCGTCCGCATCACGTTCACCTCGAGCGAGAACGCGAACAAGCTCAGCCCCGTGTTGATCACCCCGCAGACCTCGGTCGACAAGGCCGGCGGCGAGTCGTTCAAGTACCTCCTGCAGCCGAACCTGCTGCTGCGCTGACCGCAGCCTCCGCGATCGGCCGCGGGGGTGGGCGCGATTAGGGTCGTACCGTGATCGTCGAGCATCTGAACCTCGTGGACTTCCGCAATTACGCGGAAGCCGACGTTGCTCTGGATGCCGGTCCCAATGTGTTCGTCGGCCGCAACGGCCAGGGCAAGACGAATCTGGCCGAGGCGATCGGCTTCCTCGCGACGCTCGGCTCGCACCGGGTCTCGAACGATGCGCCGATGGTGCGGGATTCCGCGGATTACGCGATCATCCGCGCGCGTCTCGCGCACGGCGAACGCCGTGTCCTGCTCGAGGCGCAGGTCAACCGGCAGGGTGCGAACAAGGCCCGCGTGAACGGCGCGGCGGTGAAGCCCGCCGAGCTCCCGAGGTACGCGCAGGTCGTGCTGTTCGCCCCGGAGGACCTGCAGATCGTGCGCGGCGATCCGTCCGCGCGTCGACGGTTCATGGACCAGCTGCTCGTGCAACGATCACCCCGCTTCGCAGGGGTGATCGGCGATTACGACCGCGTCCTCAAGCAGCGTTCCGCACTCCTGAAATCCGCGCGCGCCCGGGGGATCCGCGGGGATCAGCTCTCGACGCTCGACGTCTGGGACGACAAACTCGTCGCGCTCGGCAGTGAACTCATCCAGGCCCGGCTGGCTCTCGCCGCCGATCTCTCCGCGCCGATGACGGCGGCGTACACCGCGATCGCCGGTGCCGATCACGCGCCGCAGCTCGAGTGGGCCCTGTCGGTGCGCGGTGAGGACCCCGAAGAGCAGGACGCACAGCCCGCGCACGCCGCGCCGGCCGGTGTGATCGCAGAGCAGTTCCGCGAGGCCCTTGCCCTCCGGCGTGCGGCAGAGCTCGAACGCGGACTGACCCTGGTCGGACCCCACCGCGACGACCTGGTGCTGCGGGTGCGCGGACTCCCGGTGAAGGGCTACGCCTCGCACGGGGAGTCGTGGTCCGTCGCGCTCGGGCTGCGGCTGGCTTCGGCCGAACTGCTGCGTGCCGAGTCCCGTCTCGGCGATCCCGTCCTGATCCTCGATGACGTGTTCGCCGAACTGGATGCCGACCGTCGAGCGCGACTCGCCGCGCTCGCGTCGGGATTCGAACAGGTGATCGTCACCGCCGCCGTGGGCGAGGACGTCCCGGCGGGTCTTCGGGCGCGCGTCGTCCGGGTGGAGTCCGGGCGCATCCTGGAGGATCCTCATGCCTGATCCCACCGGCGAGGGCGCCGTGCCCGAGACGATCGCGACCTATCTGCGGCTGCGTGGTCTCGAGCCGTCGGCCCGGACGTACCGCAAGAAGCGACGCCGCACGGACGATGACGAGAACGTCCCGTTCACCGCGGGGCGCGACCCGCGCGGGGTGTCCGATGTCCTCGCCGCGCTCACGCGAGAGGCGGGGTGGGACTCGCAGCTCGCGCGAGAGGATGTCGTGCGCACGTGGGACGAGGTGGCCGGCGAGGAGACCGCCCGGCACACGAATCCCGTGGCTTTCGTGGACGGCACCCTCACGGTCCAGGCCGATTCCACCGCATGGGCGAAGCAGCTTCAGATCATGCGCTCGCAGATCCTCTCCGAGATCGTGCGTCGCTTCCCCGAAGCCGGTGTCGACGGCATCCGCTTCATCGGGCCCGACGTCCCCTCCTGGAAATGGGGTCCCAGAACGACTCCAGGGCGTGGTCCGCGCGATACCTACGGGTAGGACACGTCCCGTCCCCTCGACGCGGAAAAGAACGCGCCACAGAGGCGGAGAGGCTGGTCTGAGAGCGGTTCCTTGATAGACTGGAACCGCCCCGGAACACGATGTGGAGCGCACCGAGAAGATGACGTCCGATACTGCTGACAGCTTGCCCGAGCGACCCGAAGAGGATTCCACGGAACCACTGCCAGCCGAACGGACCCACGTCGAGTACGGCGCCGACGAGATCCAGGTCCTCGAGGGGCTCGAGGCCGTGCGCAAGCGCCCCGGCATGTACATCGGCTCCACGGGGCCGCGCGGTCTGCACCATCTGGTCTACGAGATCGTCGACAACTCCGTCGATGAGGCCCTCGCCGGCTACTGCGACACGATCCTGGTGACGATCCTTCCCGACGGCGCCGTCCGCGTCGTCGACAACGGACGCGGCATCCCCGTCGACATGCACAAGACCGAGGGCAAGTCCACGGTCGAAGTCGTGCTGACCGTCCTGCACGCCGGCGGCAAGTTCGGTGGCGGCGGATACGCCGTCTCCGGCGGCCTGCACGGTGTCGGTTCCTCCGTCGTGAACGCCCTGTCGAATCGGCTCGAAGTCGAGGTCCGTCGACAGGGCTACGTGTGGCGTCAGTCCTATCGGGGCGGCGGTGTGCCGCAGGCCCCGCTCGAGCGCGCCGAGCCCAGTGACGAGACGGGCACGACGATCACGTTCTGGCCGGATGCCGAGATCTTCGAGACCGTCGAATTCGAGTACGAGGTGCTGCGCACCCGCTTCCAGCAGATGGCCTTCCTCAACAAGGGACTGCGGATCGACCTGCGCGACGAGCGCGCGGACTCGGCGTACGAAGAGGAGATCGAGCCGGGACAGGTCGTGCTGCAGCAGCGGAATGACAGCTTCCTGTACGAGCGCGGACTCGTGGATTACGTCGAGTACCTCAACAAGGTCCGCAAGGCCGAGCACGTGAACGACGAGGTCATCGACTTCGAGTCCGAAGACACCGAGCGCAAGATCGCCCTCGAAGTCGCGATGCAGTGGACGACGAGCTACACCGAGAACGTCTTCACGTACGCGAACACGATCAACACGCATGAGGGCGGCACGCACGAAGAGGGCTTCCGTGCCGCGCTCACCACTCTCGTGAACAAGTACGCGCGCGCGAACAACCTCCTCAAGGAGAAGGACGAGAACCTCTCCGGCGACGACGTGCGCGAGGGACTCACCGCGGTGATCTCGGTCAAGCTCTCCGAGCCGCAGTTCGAGGGACAGACCAAGACGAAGCTCGGCAACACGGAGGCGAAGGCGTTCGTGCAGAAGGTCGTCGGTGATCGGCTCGGCGACTGGTTCGACCGCAACCCGGTCCAGGCGAAGAACATCATCCGCAAGGCGATCGACGCCGCCACCGCGCGGCTCGCCGCCCGTAAGGCCCGCGAGACCGCGCGTCGCAAGAGCGTGTTCGAGTCCGCGGCCATGCCCGACAAGCTCAAGGACTGCACCTCGAAGGATCCCTCCATCAGCGAGATCTTCCTCGTGGAGGGCGACTCGGCCGGTGGTTCCGCGGTGCAGGGACGCGACCCGCACACGCAGGCGATCCTGGCGCTGCGCGGAAAGATCCTCAACGTCGAGCGCGCGCGGCTGGACCGCGCCCTCGGCAACCGCGAAGTGCAGGCGATGATCCAGGCCTTCGGCACGGGCATCGGCGAGGACTTCGACATCACGAAGGCGCGGTATCACAAGATCGTGCTGATGGCGGATGCCGATGTCGACGGCCAGCACATCACGACGCTCCTGCTCACGCTGCTGTTCCGCTACATGCGCGGTCTGATCGAGGCGGGCTTCGTCTACCTCGCGCAGCCGCCGCTGTACCGGATCAAGTGGTCCAACGCGCCGCACGAATACGTGTACAGCGATCGCGAGCGCGATGCGCTGCTGACCGAGGGCATCGCCTCGGGCAAGCGCATCCCGAAGGACAACAGCATCCAGCGCTACAAGGGTCTCGGCGAGATGAACGCGAAGGAGCTGTGGGAGACCACGATGGATCCCGAGACGCGCACGCTCCGCCAGGTCACGATCGACGACGCGGCCGCGGCCGATGAGATCTTCACGATCCTGATGGGCGAAGACGTGGAGTCCCGCCGCGGGTTCATCCAGCGCAACGCGAAGGACGTCCGGTTCCTCGACATCTAGCGCCGATCGCGGCTCGCCCCGCACTCGGCCCGACCGGACACGACGAAGACGAGAGACATGACTGACGAAGAACGTCCCGCGCACAACCACGGTCACATCGACCAGGTCGACCTCCAGTCGGAGATGCAGCGCAGCTATCTCGACTATGCGATGAGCGTGATCATCGGGCGCGCGCTGCCCGATGTCCGCGACGGCATGAAGCCGGTGCACCGCCGAGTGATCTACGCGATGTACGACGGCGGGTTCCGACCCGACAAGTCGTTCTCCAAGTGCGCCCGCGTCGTCGGTGAGGTCATGGGGCACTACCACCCGCACGGCGACACGGCGATCTACGACGCCCTCGTCCGACTCGTGCAGCCGTGGTCGCTGCGCTACCCGCTCGCGCTCGGACAGGGCAACTTCGGCTCTCCCGGCAACCAGGGCGCGGCCGCCCCTCGTTACACCGAGACGAAGATGGCTCCCCTCGCGCTCGAAATGGTGCGCGACATCGAAGAGGAGACCGTCGACTTCCAGGACAACTACGACGGTCAGACCCAGGAGCCGGTCGTCCTGCCGGCGCGCTTCCCGAACCTGCTCGTGAACGGCTCGGTCGGCATCGCGGTCGGCATGGCCACGAACATCCCGCCGCACAACCTGCGCGAGGTGTCCGCCGGAGCCCTCTGGGCGCTCGAGAACCCCGACGCCACCCGTGACGAGCTGCTCGAGGCGCTCATGGAGCGCATCCCCGGGCCCGACTTCCCGACCCACGCGCAGATCCTCGGAACGCGCGGCATCCGCGACGCGTACCGCACCGGCCGCGGTTCGATCACGATGCGCGCCGTGGTGAACGTCGAAGAGATCCAGGGCCGTACGTGCCTGGTGATCACCGAGCTGCCGTACCAGGTCAATCCCGACAACGTCGCGGTCAAGATCAGCGACCTCGCCCGCGAGGGCAAGATCACCGGAATCGCCGACATCCGCGATGAGACCTCGGATCGCACGGGCCAGCGCCTCGTGATCGTCCTGAAGCGGGATGCCGTCGCCAAGGTCGTGCTGAACAACCTCTACAAGCACACCCAGCTCCAGGAGAACTTCGGCGCGAACATGCTCGCGATCGTCGACGGCGTGCCGCGCACGCTGCCGCTCGACGGCTTCATCACGCACTGGATCGACCACCAGATCGACGTGATCGTCCGCCGCACGCAGTTCCGGCTCCGCAAGGCCGAAGAGCGCATGCACATCCTGCGCGGCTACCTCAAGGCGCTCGACGCGTTGGACGAGGTCATCGCCCTCATCCGCCGGTCGGCGACGGTCGACGATGCGCGCGAGGGCCTGAAGACGCTCCTGGACATCGACGACATCCAGGCCGATGCGATCCTCACGATGCAGCTGCGGCGCCTCGCCGCGCTCGAGCGTCAGAAGATCATGGACGAGGCGGCCGAACTCGAGCTGCAGATCGCCGATTTCAAGGCGATCCTCGCCGACCCGATCCGCCAGCGCGGCATCATCCGCGAAGAGCTCACCACGATCGTGGACCGCTTCGGCGATGACCGTCGCACGCAGATCCTGCACGGATTCGACGGCGACATGTCGGTCGAGGACCTCATCCCCGAAGAGGAGATGGTCGTCACCGTCACGCGCGAGGGATACATCAAGCGCACCCGCAGCGACAATTACCGCCAGCAGCACCGCGGTGGGCGCGGAGTCAAGGGCGCGCAGCTGCGCGCCGACGACGTCGTCGAGCACTTCTTCGTCACGACGACCCATCATTGGCTGCTGTTCTTCACCACGAAGGGCCGCGTCTACCGGGCGAAGGCATACGAAGTGCCCGAAGCCGGTCGCGACGCGAAGGGGCAGCACGTCGCGAACCTGCTCGCGCTGCAGCCGGGCGAGGAGATCGCGCAGATCCTCGACATCCGCGACTACTCCGTCGCGACCTACCTCGTGCTCGCCACCCGCAGCGGGCTCGTGAAGAAGACGCGCCTGACCGAGTACGACACGAACCGTCAGGGCGGTGTCATCGCGATCAAGCTCCGCGGGCAGGACGAAGAGGACGGCGACGAACTCGTCAGCGCCCTGCTGGTCGACGAGGGCGACGACATCCTGCTCATCAGCCGCCTGGGCATGTCGCTCCGCTTCACCGCGAGCGATGACTCCCTGCGTCCGATGGGACGCTCGACGGAGGGCGTGAAGGGCATGTCCTTCCGCGCCGGCGACAGCCTGCTGTCGGCATCCGTCGCCAGAGAGGGTGCGTACGTGTTCGTCGTGACCGACGGCGGCTACGCCAAGCGCACCGACATCGCGCAGTACCGCGGCCAGAGCCGCGGCGGACTGGGCATCAAGGTCGCGCGTCTGAGCGATGACCGGGGCGTCCTCGCGGGTGGTCTCATGGTCGCGGAGGACGACGAGGTCTTGGTGGTTCTTGCCAGCGGCAAGGTGGTACGCTCTGCCGTGGCCGAGGTCCCTGCGAAGGGACGCGACACGATGGGTGTGGTCTTCGCCCGCACCGACGAGGCGGACCGCATCATCGCGATCGCCCGCAACAGCGAACGCGGCCTGACCGAAACTTCAGACGCAGCAGAATCAGACGCAGCGACAGCAGAGGCGCCCGACACCGAGCAGCAGGACGCCGGATCGGCCACAGCAGCGGCCTCGCCCGAGATCCCCGAAGAGAGTACTGACGCATGAGCACGGTAGCCGACAAGCTCGCAAAGAAGTCCAGTTCCAAGACCAGCGCCAAGCAGGTGCGCCTGCGCCTGGTCTACGTGGACTTCTGGTCCGCGGTCAAGCTGTCCTTCCTCGCCGCGGTCGCGCTCGCGATCGTCACCGTGGTCAGCTTCTTCCTGGTCTACCTGATCGTCCAGACCACCGGACTCATCGGCAAGGTCGACGAGTTCTTCCAGAGCTTCTCGGACGGCGGCGTGTCGATCGAGACGTTCATCGGTCTGCCGCAGGTCATGGGCTTCGCCGCGATCGTGGCGATCCTGAACCTCGTCGTCGTGACCGTCCTCGGCGCCGTGATCGCGGGGATCTACAACCTCGCCGTGAAGGTGACCGGCGGCCTGCTGGTCGGGTTCACCTCGAACTGACGGTCACACCATCCCGGTGGTCCCCAGCAGACTGCCGATCAGCCAGGTCACGGCCAGGGCCAGCCCGCCGCCGACGACCAGACGCAGCGTCGCCCGCGCTTTACCGCTTCCACCCAGCTGCGCCGAGACCGTTCCGGTGATCGCCAGGGCGACGAGCACGGCGATGAAGGTCAACGGGATCTTCAGCGCCGGTGGCAGCAGCAGGATCGTCAGCAGAGGCAGCAGCGCGCCGAGCGTGAACGCCACCGCGGAAGAGAGCGCCGCCTGCCACGGGCTCACGAGATCGTCCTGATCGATGTGGAGCTCGACCTCGAGGTGCGCCGCGAGGGCGTCGTGCGCGGTGAGTTCGACCGCGACCTGGTGTGCCGTCGCCTCACTCAATCCGCGCGCGCGGTAGAGCTCGGCGAGTTCGGCCAGCTCCTCGTCGGGCATCTCCCGCAGCTCCCGCGTCTCCTTCGCGATGAGTGCCCGCTCACTGTCGCGCTGGCTGCTCACCGAGACGTACTCGCCGAGCGCCATCGAGATCGCGCCGCCGACGAGTCCGGCGATGCCCGCGATGAGGAGCGCGGGGGTGTCGGTCGTCGCGCCGGCGACGCCGACCACGAGAGAGGCGACCGAGACGATGCCGTCGTTCGCACCGAGCACCCCGGCGCGCAGCCAGTTCAGGCGCTGGCCGATTCCACCGGAGTGCGCTTCGCCGACGTGCGGTGCGGGTTCGGAACTCATGACCTCAGTCAACTCCCTCCGCCTTGTTCGCGCACCTCGGCCGGCCGTGAGTATGGATTCGTGAATTGCCGATCGTTCGGGTAAAGTCTTGGAGGTTGACGGCGCTCGCGCCGCACGTAATCGGGGGTATAGCTCAGGCGGTTAGAGCGCTTCACTGATAATGAAGAGGTCCCAGGTTCAAGTCCTGGTACCCCCACAACAACAGCCCCGGGGCCTTAGCTCAGTTGGTAGAGCGCCTGCTTTGCAAGCAGGATGTCAGGAGTTCGAATCTCCTAGGCTCCACGAAAGTGCAGACGAAGCGCCGGCCCCCGGGCCGGCGCTTCTCGCTTTCCGTTCAGCCGACGTTCTCGGGGTCGCCGCCCAGCGGTCCGATCGGGACGATCGGACCGCCGTCATCGGCCCCCGTGCGTCGGGCCCGCGCGATCGCGTTGCCCACGTGATAGATCACGAGCGCCGCGACCGTGCCCAGCACGATCGCGCCGAAGCTCAGGGCGCCGAGGTTCATCGTGAACCCGGCGATCGCGATCACGAACGAGACCGCGACGGTGTACTGGTTCACCGGACGCGAGAAGTCGACCTGGTTGTCGACCCAGATCTTGATCCCGATCACGCCGATCAGCCCGTAGAGGGCCGTCGTCACACCACCCAGCACGCCGGCGGGCATGGCGAAGATCACCGCCCCCACTTTGGGTGAGAACGCCAGCAGCACCGCGAACGTGCCGGCCACCCAGTACGCCGCGGTCGAGTAGACGCGCGTCGCAGCCATCACGCCGATGTTCTCGCCGTACGTCGTCGTGCCGGAGCCGCCGAAGAAACCCGCGATCGTCGTCGCCAGCCCGTCCGCGAGCAGCGCCCGGCCGGTGCGCGCGTTCACCGACGGATCCGCGGTCATCGTCGCCACCCCGCGGACGTGCCCGACGTTCTCGGCCACGAGCACGAGGATCACCGGAAGGAACATCGGCAGGAAGCTCCACGCCACCGGGTCGCCGAACGCCGGCAGGTGGAATTCGGGCAGGCCGATCCACGCCGCGCTCTCCACTCCCGAGAAGTCGACGCGGCCGAGCGCCGCCGCGACGACGTACCCGAACACGACCCCCACGAAGATGGAGATGCGTCCGAGGAATCCGCGGAACAGCACCGCGAACAGGATGCAGGCCGCGAGCGTGATCGTGCCGAGCAGCGCGTCCTGCTGGAAGTTCTGCCACGCCACCGGCGCCAGGTTCAGCCCGATGAGCGCGACGATGGCTCCGGAGACGACCGGCGGCATGAGCCGCTCGATCCACCGGGTTCCGGTGGCCTGCACGATGAATCCCACGCCCGCCAGGAGCACACCGGTGACGAACACGCCGAGCAGCGCCCGGCTGATCTGCTCGGGCGAGTCCAGGGGCGCCCCGTCGCCCGGACCGAGCGCGAGGATCGGCGCGATGAACGCGAACGACGATCCCAGATAGCTGGGCAGGCGGTTGCCGGTGAGCACGAGGAAGAGGATCGTCCCGAGACCCGAGAACAGCAGGGTCGTCGAGACCGGGAACCCGGTCAGCAGCGGCACGAGGAAGGTCGCGCCGAACATCGCGACCACGTGCTGCGCCCCGATCGCGATCGTCGCGGGCCACGCGAGACGCTCGGCGGGCTTGACGACGGCGCCCGGTGCGACGGAGCGCCCGTCGCCATGAGTGGTCCAGATCGGCACGTGTCTCTCCTCGGCGCATCGCGAATGGGTCACGTCAGACTAACCGGGCACGACCCCTCGATAGAGTCGGGACATGGATCTGCGGGTGGCGGCCTACGCCGTCATCGTGGATGCCGATGATCGCATCCTCCTCGCACACTGGAACGAGGGTCGCCGCGCAGCATGGACCCTGCCGGGCGGGGGTCTGGAGGCCGGTGAAGATCCCGAGCACGCGGCGCGCCGCGAGGTGCGCGAGGAAACGGGCTATCGCGCGGCGATCGGCGAGCTGCTCGGCATCCATTCGCGGGTGATCCCCGCCACCCGACGACTCGCGACCGATGCGACCGGTCCCCTACATGCGCTGCGGATCGTCTACCGGGCCAAGATCGTGGGCGGACGCCTGCGCCACGAGATCGGCGGCTCGACCGATCGGGCCGAGTGGTTCCCCCTGTCGGCCGTCGGAGGACTGCAGCGCGTGAAACTCGTGGACATCGCCCTCAAGATGTCCGCCGACGGATGACCGCGAGTCAGTCGATCGACTGAGAGATGTCGGCGACGACCGCCCGGTAGGCGGCGATGAGGTCATCGGCCTGCACGAACATGCTGTAGCCGTGGGCGCCGGCGCCCATGGCGATCCGCTCGCCGACGATGCGCTCATCGGCGAACACCGGCCAGTCCGTCGAGCTGCCGACGGGAACGATCGTCCCCCGCTCATAGCCTGTCGCGGCCAGCGCGCGAGCGGGATCAGGCAGTTGCAGCTTGTTCACGCCCACGACCGCCCGCAGCTTCGGCCACGAGATGGACCGGTCGCCGGGGATGAGGGCGAACAGATACGTGTCATCGCTGCGCTTCACGACGAGCGTCTTCACGATCGACGCGGGCGGGATGCCGAGCAGCGCCGCCGCCTCCACCAGGCTCTCGGCCGCCGGGCGCTCGCGCAGCTCCACGTCGAGTCCTCGCTCGGCGGCGGCATCGCGCACGCGCGCGACGGGATCGATCGCATCGGTCATCCCGCCAGGCTACCGACACGAAGACC is a window from the Microbacterium lacus genome containing:
- the dnaN gene encoding DNA polymerase III subunit beta, whose amino-acid sequence is MRFHVNRDVFSEAVSFVVKLLPQRNPQPILAGVLIEASDAGLSLAAFDYEASARTTIEATVDEPGTILVHGRLLSEIASRLPNAPIQIEVDDDGGILLTCGSARFTLASMPVQEYPAIPEVSGDTGLVPSEDFATAIAQVAFAASRDDVTPVLTGVQLEVSGTQLSLVATDRYRVALREIPWDGGTSASDEPTTALVPARTLTEVGKTFAHGGDISIAFSGSGDREIIAFTAGNKTVTSLLIKGNFPPVRRLFPEQTEHHAVLNTAELAEAVRRVALVLDRSAPLRFTFTTDSVSMDASGTEQARATESVDAHLTGEDVTLGLNPQYLLESLSAVRSEFVRITFTSSENANKLSPVLITPQTSVDKAGGESFKYLLQPNLLLR
- the recF gene encoding DNA replication/repair protein RecF (All proteins in this family for which functions are known are DNA-binding proteins that assist the filamentation of RecA onto DNA for the initiation of recombination or recombinational repair.) produces the protein MIVEHLNLVDFRNYAEADVALDAGPNVFVGRNGQGKTNLAEAIGFLATLGSHRVSNDAPMVRDSADYAIIRARLAHGERRVLLEAQVNRQGANKARVNGAAVKPAELPRYAQVVLFAPEDLQIVRGDPSARRRFMDQLLVQRSPRFAGVIGDYDRVLKQRSALLKSARARGIRGDQLSTLDVWDDKLVALGSELIQARLALAADLSAPMTAAYTAIAGADHAPQLEWALSVRGEDPEEQDAQPAHAAPAGVIAEQFREALALRRAAELERGLTLVGPHRDDLVLRVRGLPVKGYASHGESWSVALGLRLASAELLRAESRLGDPVLILDDVFAELDADRRARLAALASGFEQVIVTAAVGEDVPAGLRARVVRVESGRILEDPHA
- a CDS encoding DUF721 domain-containing protein → MPDPTGEGAVPETIATYLRLRGLEPSARTYRKKRRRTDDDENVPFTAGRDPRGVSDVLAALTREAGWDSQLAREDVVRTWDEVAGEETARHTNPVAFVDGTLTVQADSTAWAKQLQIMRSQILSEIVRRFPEAGVDGIRFIGPDVPSWKWGPRTTPGRGPRDTYG
- the gyrB gene encoding DNA topoisomerase (ATP-hydrolyzing) subunit B, producing the protein MTSDTADSLPERPEEDSTEPLPAERTHVEYGADEIQVLEGLEAVRKRPGMYIGSTGPRGLHHLVYEIVDNSVDEALAGYCDTILVTILPDGAVRVVDNGRGIPVDMHKTEGKSTVEVVLTVLHAGGKFGGGGYAVSGGLHGVGSSVVNALSNRLEVEVRRQGYVWRQSYRGGGVPQAPLERAEPSDETGTTITFWPDAEIFETVEFEYEVLRTRFQQMAFLNKGLRIDLRDERADSAYEEEIEPGQVVLQQRNDSFLYERGLVDYVEYLNKVRKAEHVNDEVIDFESEDTERKIALEVAMQWTTSYTENVFTYANTINTHEGGTHEEGFRAALTTLVNKYARANNLLKEKDENLSGDDVREGLTAVISVKLSEPQFEGQTKTKLGNTEAKAFVQKVVGDRLGDWFDRNPVQAKNIIRKAIDAATARLAARKARETARRKSVFESAAMPDKLKDCTSKDPSISEIFLVEGDSAGGSAVQGRDPHTQAILALRGKILNVERARLDRALGNREVQAMIQAFGTGIGEDFDITKARYHKIVLMADADVDGQHITTLLLTLLFRYMRGLIEAGFVYLAQPPLYRIKWSNAPHEYVYSDRERDALLTEGIASGKRIPKDNSIQRYKGLGEMNAKELWETTMDPETRTLRQVTIDDAAAADEIFTILMGEDVESRRGFIQRNAKDVRFLDI
- the gyrA gene encoding DNA gyrase subunit A produces the protein MTDEERPAHNHGHIDQVDLQSEMQRSYLDYAMSVIIGRALPDVRDGMKPVHRRVIYAMYDGGFRPDKSFSKCARVVGEVMGHYHPHGDTAIYDALVRLVQPWSLRYPLALGQGNFGSPGNQGAAAPRYTETKMAPLALEMVRDIEEETVDFQDNYDGQTQEPVVLPARFPNLLVNGSVGIAVGMATNIPPHNLREVSAGALWALENPDATRDELLEALMERIPGPDFPTHAQILGTRGIRDAYRTGRGSITMRAVVNVEEIQGRTCLVITELPYQVNPDNVAVKISDLAREGKITGIADIRDETSDRTGQRLVIVLKRDAVAKVVLNNLYKHTQLQENFGANMLAIVDGVPRTLPLDGFITHWIDHQIDVIVRRTQFRLRKAEERMHILRGYLKALDALDEVIALIRRSATVDDAREGLKTLLDIDDIQADAILTMQLRRLAALERQKIMDEAAELELQIADFKAILADPIRQRGIIREELTTIVDRFGDDRRTQILHGFDGDMSVEDLIPEEEMVVTVTREGYIKRTRSDNYRQQHRGGRGVKGAQLRADDVVEHFFVTTTHHWLLFFTTKGRVYRAKAYEVPEAGRDAKGQHVANLLALQPGEEIAQILDIRDYSVATYLVLATRSGLVKKTRLTEYDTNRQGGVIAIKLRGQDEEDGDELVSALLVDEGDDILLISRLGMSLRFTASDDSLRPMGRSTEGVKGMSFRAGDSLLSASVAREGAYVFVVTDGGYAKRTDIAQYRGQSRGGLGIKVARLSDDRGVLAGGLMVAEDDEVLVVLASGKVVRSAVAEVPAKGRDTMGVVFARTDEADRIIAIARNSERGLTETSDAAESDAATAEAPDTEQQDAGSATAAASPEIPEESTDA
- a CDS encoding DUF3566 domain-containing protein, whose protein sequence is MSTVADKLAKKSSSKTSAKQVRLRLVYVDFWSAVKLSFLAAVALAIVTVVSFFLVYLIVQTTGLIGKVDEFFQSFSDGGVSIETFIGLPQVMGFAAIVAILNLVVVTVLGAVIAGIYNLAVKVTGGLLVGFTSN
- a CDS encoding VIT family protein is translated as MSSEPAPHVGEAHSGGIGQRLNWLRAGVLGANDGIVSVASLVVGVAGATTDTPALLIAGIAGLVGGAISMALGEYVSVSSQRDSERALIAKETRELREMPDEELAELAELYRARGLSEATAHQVAVELTAHDALAAHLEVELHIDQDDLVSPWQAALSSAVAFTLGALLPLLTILLLPPALKIPLTFIAVLVALAITGTVSAQLGGSGKARATLRLVVGGGLALAVTWLIGSLLGTTGMV